CAAATCCTTTCTACGTGTATCCGAAGGAATCGCTGATGCACCCGAGATGACCTTGTTGTAAGTAGACATGCTCGGGACAAAAAGCGCTCTTGAGATATGAGTACCTGAGAGTGTTTCATTCACCAATACGCATCATAAGTATTAataaaaaactctaaaaacagAGTACAACTTATTATCAGATAACCTGAGGAAGCGCAAGTGCTGACGAGCTTTGGAAGTAATACTTGAGGGTCTCTCACTTCCATGCAGTTGAACAGAAGAATCTATTAGCACATAAGAACTCTTCACAAGTCagatcaaaatataaaacacaaaaGCCAATTTGCAATACGTTGAATAGAGAAGGAAGTTAAAAGAATTGCATTCATCAATGTTGGTCTTGTTTACCTGTTTGGAGACTCTGTTAAAGTCTCTACTATACTCCCCATTTCTCCTGTATCCATTGACAGCAGTCGACAAGGTTTTGTTTCCTGTGACTGCAGCAGAGAACCATCGACCACAAGCCTCCATGCTTTCTGGACTGTGAGCTCCATCCAAGTAAAAGATCAGATCACCGCATGAAGTTTCCGTCGAACCTGACGATCCCTGTGGATCTGAAACTACATCATGAACAACTTGAGCTCTCCCATGAAGACGTGCTGTTGCAAGACCACGACAGAACGCCACGGGGATCTCAGTTTCTTTGCTTCCCTGTTCAAAAAAAATCCGCAAGGTACAAATAAGATTCACCAAGTAGAGTCCTTAGAAGTTTTGATAAAGGATTAATGACCAAGAGCAAAACCCAACATTTGGAAAAATCTTCTCCCAATTCCCAGTTCTCTGAAGCCAGCATCTTGAAAGAGAAACAGCAAGACCTGCATTTACAAGCTGATGATCCCCAGACAAGCCAAGCGCAACTCCGTCCAACTTTTTAAGGTCAAGAGGCGCTACTACTTCCAGAGGAACCTGTAACGCACGACAAGCAGCATTCAGCATTTCTTCCTTGTAGTTTGGTTATTCAATATAGCATCACTAAACCACAGATGTCAAAACGACCATTATTTGAAACGTTAACTGTTTTATTTCCAAAACTAAGAATCAAAGACACCAAGGAAACTAAGCTAGAACCCTGGTGGTGAGTTCTGGAGCACCCCAGAAACTCTCCCAACACcaaacctttttcaaaaatttgataCCTCTTCCCACGTTACTCTCCTAATTATATAGACCCTGGTCAGTGTCACTAATACACACATGTTGATGTGGCATGAATATTTGATAAACTCTTCTCAGAACTATAACTTTTTCGAGCTTATACAAATAACTAACCGTTGGAACACCAGCACAAGtggaatgaaatataaaaaCCTACTATAGTTACCTCAAGATTATTAGCTGTTTTCTGAAGAACTTCCATTGCTTCAGAGAGTTGGGGTACTGTGAAGGCGGGGATTTGAGGCTTTCATTAGCAtacaagaaaacagagcaaatcagAATATGGGAAactttgaaacaaatatattgcATTCAAAAAATTCTGAGACAAAGAAAACTTTTGAAGAGTAGATAATATAGTTTAGAAGGTTTGTACCTTAAGAATCCCAGCCTTATGAGATGCAATATCAGCTAACGTATTTCCTGTGTAGAATTAGCATTGAGAATCCCGAGTTAGAAGGATGAGTGAGAAACTATATTTGCCTAATGATTGAAATAAATAGTATCACATACCCAATATATCCATATGGTCCATCCCAAGAGAAGCAATCCCGCAGACGATAGGTTTTTGAATCTGTAGTTTGCATTTTCCGTTTTCATGAAGACAGAAGTCCAACATTGAATCAATATGACAGGAAAAACTCAGGGGACATAAGCTTCTCAAAAAGTGCTTACCACATTTGTCGTGTCAAGTTTTCCCCCAAGTCCAACTTCAATGACAGCAACATCAACCTACCAGGAACAACAGTAGTAAGCAATACATAACCGTTTCAATGCAAAAGGAGCTATAGTGAAATTAGCTGATGAGAAAGGAAATACTGTAAGGAGtgtgaaagtaaaaaagataCTTGTCGAGACGGGCAAGAACAAGTTACAAGTGATATCATATGATTAATAATAGCAATTTGGTCCTTCAATAAGCCAACGGATTTTAAAGGACCATAACTTAAAGTAGCCTATGATGCAATtgcgaaacaaaaaaatacattagaCTTAACTATTagaataatactaatattataccttttcacaaacaaaaatcttaaatgCCAATACTGTGAGGAACTGAAAAAGAGGCGGCATGGTAAGACCATCTACAGATTTCTCCTGCAAATAAGAAGCTCACTATTAGATATCTACATTGCTTAGTAATCTACACTGAGTGTTTTACTCATAGTTAAACCAATTTTCTACAGATAGCACTAATAAAAGGTATACAACAATACATTCTACAGATTAAGCGAAAACCTTTACCTTCTCAGTCCAGATATACAAAGAACACTTCGAGTTATACATACAGAGTACAGACTATATCTTGAACTGAAATAAAAAGCACTGCATATCGAAAGGGGTGTTTTACCTTCAGTAATTTCCAACATTCCCAGAAATACTGTAGAAACTTTTCCTCAGATATATCCAACCTGAAAAAGCGAAATAGCATTCAAATTCGTCTCTAGTGTTTtcaaataacatttaaaattcaatatattGATGAACTTACCCATCTATTCGGAATCTTTCCCTTACATCAATCAGGTGGGGAGATGTAAACATTCCGGTTCGAAACCCACAATTACGTAAAATTGCCTCACTAAAGACACATGTTGAACCCTGAAATACACAAATACAAAGCAATCACTGAAGAAAATCAGTAGCTACATATGGATATTCTAATTATCAATATTACTTCTACATAAGTTTTATCATTATGGACCACAGGAATTCCAGAGTTTAGAAAACGAAAAATAGCCTCTTTGCGGCTCAGATATGCATTAGATGGTACCAGCATAGATAGTTATTTCACTGAATGATCTTGGTTTTCTATTAAGTGCTACCACATTCTCGAAGTTGGAAACAACATCATCTCACGTAAGTGCTACACCTCCTTCTAGTGACTTATTTTttcaaactaaaattcaaatcctGCATTAGCTAAAGTGAAAAAGCAACGTACCTTCCCTTTAGTTCCTGCGACATGAATAACTTTTAGTTCTTTAATTTTGTCCTCCAGGTCCAAAATCTGTATTCATCagaccaaaacaacaaacagaATTCCCAGTTTTTAGTACCATCGAGAAGGAAAGATTACTATagacaagaaaaatatgagagAAATTTGACTTGAATCACATCACTCTAACATAGGTCATGTATCTCTCGACAGAGAGATCCCAGAAAAACTCAATCTAAAGAAAAAACAGCCTACTAAATTCCATAATCACTTGCCATTCAGAATGAATTACACAACATTCatgtcacaattttttttgctaatattCAACAGTCTTTCTatgatttttcagttttatttcgTTCAAGCTAACGAACTAGTGTTGACTATATCACCTTGAGATATGCGATGACTTGTTCAAGCTTGTCACGAGTTCCACTAGTAGGTGTGCGGTCTCCACGGTTTCGACGAGAAATAAGAGTTGACAGCGCTTCCATGGCATCATCATATGAAGATAAAGCTGGATTATCTGCCTTGTCTTCCTTTGGATCCATATCAATGGCAGTTTTCTCCGCAACTTCTATTGATTTGCTAGAGTACCTAAGATCTAGAGACGCCAACAGAGTAATATTTCACACCAGCCTCAGGCATGAAACAAGTGTTAAGCACAGAGTGGTGTAGATACTTACTATTGTTGAAATAAACACGATCCCTAGTGCCCGAAGGTAAACTATGAAAGCCCCTCTTTGTTTTGGTGAAAAAGGATTTTCTTTTGTCACAAAAGAATGGGACTCCAGGTGCTCCGCACTTTAGAAACCCTTTTGCATAAACGAGCATCAGAGAATATCAAATCTGCAACCAAAACATGCTTTGATATAAGTCACAAGAAATCACTTGAATTGCATCAAAAAGCACACAACATCCCTTTTCTTAAACTCCCGTTCCAAGAGGAGTAGCTAAGCAACTAAGTTGTCTACTTTAAGCATTCATAGTATTGTTCAAAGTCTCAACAATGTGAATCCATAGAAAGAAATCCAATAAAAAAGGAACACTCAGCCTCAACCCAGTTTCGAAGCAAGCACACAGAATCGATTGAGGAACACAAATACctataaagtttcaatctttcagAGAGTAATAGCCGAACCCAAAAGTAGTATAAGAGACGGATAGAGAGAACCAACCATGGGAAAGCTTTCAATGGGTAAATCGAGTTCTCGCGGGTCAATAAGTCTTTTGTTCTCGTGTGGCTCTTCTTATTGCAACGTATGTAATGAGTATATCAATCAGTTCCAAGTAATTGTGGTAATCGGAggagaatcttcttctttaagcCTTTTAGGGTTTGTGGGGTTGGAGACTGTCTCAGCAGCACTCAGCAGCCATTTGCACTCTCCACCACCTTCGTTTTCGAATCATCCATCATCCATCTTCGTCATCCCAACTTAATTAAAGCCAttcaattaaataattattttttgtattgtcTCAAACAGTTCAATATCAAAAGtagttttgttaaaatataaaaaattccaattttttttgcttaatacACTATGTAAAACTCTATTTTGTTGAATCATGGTAATCATGGTCAAGTCGAACGTGCGTACATTACATAACAAtattagggggtgtattcaacttgacatttcaagtaatttgtgtgaaacttacaaatcctatgttattcaaatgtattttaaaaagtctattaaaatctactgttattgaactgatgatttaaaaatctactttaaaatccagtgttattcaaaatagtttgtggatttggattttaatgatttttgagattctggaggatttagatgggatttgtttagttaaaaatagagaaatccaaatctcatggttttatgtgggatttgaaagaattttacaataaatcatatcaacttccctagaatttttcaaaattccaaattttctaaatcccatcaaatcttcaaaaatcatggtttcaatacatcCCCTTAATTGGTATAACTTGTGTAAGTCAGTCAATTGAAATAATTTGTTACGTAGGTCAAGTCAACGGTTATTGTGCACGTCTTGAtgagtttagtttagtttagtttagggTTCGATTTAAAACCTTTCggatatcaaaaccaaaaaaaaaaaaaaaaaaaaaaNAAAAAAATGACAATTGAGAGACGGTACCTATCTTGAATAGAATTAGAAAAGCGTTTATTGCGTTCTAACCCTTCTTAACTTGCAAAATACTAGTATACTACGGCTTGGCACTCAAAACACAACGAGGTCACGGGGATGCCTATTGCTTACCGAGGAATTTTTCGAATCCCAAAATTTATCGCCACTTGTGTTTTTCTTTGACGAAATATTTGTCTCCATGAGTACATTTAAGTTAGAAACAattcacaaaatataaaataaatatataagttaaaTGGGGGAAACAAACGGAGTCACGAGAAAGAGATAGGGTTTAGAACGCAGTAGAAACACACATGTGGTAAGCTTCGTTTCGTTCGTTATCACAACTTCTGCTCTCTGCCTCACATGCCCAAGATTGGGAATATGAAGTCTATATTCGTACTACTACTGCTACTACACTTTTGGTAATATCTATTTCATAATATTATACTGTATACattaaatatcttttttacACATAATATTGGTGTTTAATCAGTagttgaatattttaaattagtcttaacaaaattatttattggtGTTTACTCCATTAGTTAAGTATATTTAGACTATAATTATCAAAGAGAAAATACGTCTAGTCAGTGGACATTGATTAATGGATTTTACTCTTTTAGTTTTGCCTGCCACAAATAAGTGACAGGAGAAATATGTTTTCcatcttaaaaaatatttggaaattagactactatatgtatatattggaCCCCTATCCTTTGTTCATAATATACTTAGTCTgcaattcaccaaaaaaaaaatatatactttagtcTGCAAAAAAAATCATCCTGAGCTTCATTacaatcatttttgttttctgaaaatgGCAACAAAACTTAGCACCACTGTTTTCTCCATTGTTGTGTTACAGCTTCTTCTGTCTGCCCATATGCATGTAAGT
The Camelina sativa cultivar DH55 chromosome 15, Cs, whole genome shotgun sequence DNA segment above includes these coding regions:
- the LOC104745195 gene encoding folylpolyglutamate synthase, with translation MLVYAKGFLKCGAPGVPFFCDKRKSFFTKTKRGFHSLPSGTRDRVYFNNNLRYSSKSIEVAEKTAIDMDPKEDKADNPALSSYDDAMEALSTLISRRNRGDRTPTSGTRDKLEQVIAYLKILDLEDKIKELKVIHVAGTKGKGSTCVFSEAILRNCGFRTGMFTSPHLIDVRERFRIDGLDISEEKFLQYFWECWKLLKEKSVDGLTMPPLFQFLTVLAFKIFVCEKVDVAVIEVGLGGKLDTTNVIQKPIVCGIASLGMDHMDILGNTLADIASHKAGILKPQIPAFTVPQLSEAMEVLQKTANNLEVPLEVVAPLDLKKLDGVALGLSGDHQLVNAGLAVSLSRCWLQRTGNWEKIFPNGSKETEIPVAFCRGLATARLHGRAQVVHDVVSDPQGSSGSTETSCGDLIFYLDGAHSPESMEACGRWFSAAVTGNKTLSTAVNGYRRNGEYSRDFNRVSKQILLFNCMEVRDPQVLLPKLVSTCASSGTHISRALFVPSMSTYNKVISGASAIPSDTRRKDLTWQFRLQRLWEKSIQGTDAALDHTLKPDGITALPPHDFLFGDAPHSSGPAGTQVVTSSAVMPSLPLTINWLRDCVRRNPSLKLEVLVTGSLHLVGDVLRLLKR